A genomic window from Motacilla alba alba isolate MOTALB_02 chromosome 2, Motacilla_alba_V1.0_pri, whole genome shotgun sequence includes:
- the C2H9orf152 gene encoding uncharacterized protein C9orf152 homolog → MKEISCFCLTFSSLLEQMVKAYKYVTGIFSVTHSSEPQVSDGDKELTRMDVSILEEQYDHIKQKQKLQPHIIIYKTGGHESALPESMINPVLINKKVKRSKSCRGDIPARKVTLETTNGGDSEDDLLWHVHLGRHRLGQALGQGDSWDLSHCNSTPWSFDNQRLISKGNGTLRTKEPAGTSELSELRQLGSSSVLNSLSKENGCNVSSSCQTPPLKSPTAALWAHQQISATKCMPACNKLNFYPFPNRKGPRISEAARRLGLYVSQ, encoded by the exons ATGAAGGAAATATCCTGCTTCTGCTtgactttttcttccttgttggAACAGATGGTGAAGGCTTACAAATACGTGACTGGTATTTTTTCAGTGACTCATAGCTCAGAGCCACAGGTTTCAGATGGTGATAAGGAGCTCACCAGGATGGATGTAAGCATACTTGAGGAGCAGTATGACCAtataaaacagaagcaaaaactGCAGCCACacattattatatataaaacaG GTGGACATGAATCTGCTCTGCCAGAATCAATGATCAACCCTGTTCTAATTAATAAGAAAGTTAAAAGATCAAAGTCATGTAGAGGAGACATCCCTGCCAGAAAGGTCACACTGGAGACAACAAACGGCGGCGACTCAGAAGATGATTTGCTGTGGCACGTCCACCTGGGAAGACACCGCCTGGGGCAGGCCCTGGGACAAGGGGATTCCTGGGATCTCTCCCACTGCAACAGCACACCATGGAGTTTCGACAACCAGAGACtgatttcaaagggaaatgGCACACTGCGGACCAAGGAACCAGCAGGAACAAGTGAACTGTCTGAGCTCAGGCAGCTGGGAAGCTCAAGCGTGTTGAACAGTCTCAGCAAAGAGAACGGCTGCAACGTTTCAAGCTCCTGCCAAACGCCTCCTCTCAAATCACCCACTGCAGCACTTTGGGCACATCAGCAGATTTCTGCTACAAAATGCATGCCAGCCTGCAACAAACTGAACTTTTACCCTTTCCCAAATAGGAAAGGGCCCAGAATTTCTGAAGCTGCAAGGAGGCTTGGGCTGTATGTCTCACAATGA